One stretch of Chloroflexota bacterium DNA includes these proteins:
- a CDS encoding 6-phosphofructokinase yields the protein MARKKTLAVLTGGGDVPGLNPCIKQVVDRALDHDWRVIGFRRGWAGPLNVDPSDPESMKKWVIELDRAVVRTIDRTGGTFLHSSRTRPSNVETRLVPEHIRQDGVDYENNDETFDLTWKVLEALDDLAVDVLIPIGGDDTLGYGARVFEEGFPVVSIPKTMDNDVFGTDFCIGFSTAVTRSVDLITALRTPVGSHERIAVIELFGRNSGETSLIASYLAHADRAVISEVPFDIDKLSGLLVHDKLNNPSSYAILTISEGAVMIGGETIQVGEPDAYGHRKLGGIGKITAELIKQLTGHNILYQQLGYMMRSGSPDSLDRLVAANFGALAVDLAVRGITGRMVALREGRYSHVAADMPQQGVKQVDVDEFYDVDAYKPKVAHVQGKPMFLY from the coding sequence ATGGCAAGAAAAAAGACCCTCGCGGTCCTCACAGGGGGTGGCGACGTGCCCGGTCTCAACCCCTGTATCAAACAGGTGGTTGACCGTGCCCTTGATCACGATTGGCGGGTCATCGGTTTCCGCCGTGGATGGGCAGGTCCGCTGAACGTTGACCCTTCCGATCCCGAGAGCATGAAAAAATGGGTGATAGAGCTGGACCGCGCTGTGGTCCGCACTATTGACCGAACCGGCGGCACCTTTCTTCACTCATCGCGTACCAGGCCCAGCAATGTGGAAACCAGGCTGGTGCCTGAGCACATCAGGCAGGATGGCGTCGATTACGAAAACAACGACGAGACCTTCGACCTGACCTGGAAGGTACTCGAAGCGCTGGACGATCTGGCTGTCGATGTCCTGATCCCAATCGGTGGCGACGATACCCTTGGCTATGGTGCCCGTGTTTTCGAGGAGGGCTTCCCCGTCGTCTCCATCCCAAAAACCATGGACAACGATGTCTTTGGCACCGATTTCTGCATCGGCTTCAGCACCGCGGTTACCCGCTCGGTCGATCTGATTACAGCTTTGAGAACCCCGGTTGGCTCCCACGAACGGATCGCCGTCATCGAGCTATTCGGTCGCAATTCAGGTGAAACATCGCTGATTGCCTCCTATTTGGCCCATGCCGACCGGGCCGTTATTTCCGAGGTGCCTTTCGACATCGATAAACTCTCAGGCCTGTTGGTTCACGACAAGCTGAACAACCCCAGCAGTTACGCCATCCTGACCATCTCAGAAGGCGCCGTTATGATTGGTGGTGAGACCATCCAGGTGGGTGAACCTGACGCTTACGGCCATCGCAAGCTGGGCGGTATCGGCAAGATCACGGCTGAACTGATAAAACAGCTCACCGGCCATAACATCCTTTATCAGCAACTGGGCTACATGATGCGCTCGGGATCACCCGATTCCCTGGACCGGCTGGTGGCTGCCAATTTTGGGGCACTGGCCGTTGACCTGGCCGTGCGGGGCATTACAGGAAGAATGGTCGCCCTTCGCGAGGGCCGCTATTCCCACGTAGCAGCCGACATGCCGCAGCAGGGCGTGAAACAAGTGGATGTCGATGAATTCTACGACGTCGATGCCTACAAGCCCAAGGTGGCTCACGTCCAGGGCAAACCCATGTTCCTTTATTGA